The DNA sequence TTAAAAATAGGATGTTTTTCATTCTCAAAAAGGTCGATCAGCACCTTATGGTGATAGTCATAAACCTCATGAAGTGCACCGTTGATTCCGTTCTTATTCTCAAAATAGGCATCGACCACTTTTTCCATGGCATTGGTAATCTTGCCCATTGCCGAAATCACGATCAAGGTATCATCATGGCCTACTTCGTTAAGTACATGCACTAAGTTTTTGACTCCCCGTGCATCCTTCACGGAAGCACCCCCAAACTTAAATATCCTCATATATTGTTTAGATAATTTTCTATTCCGTTCTCATCTAGCTGAACCACATCCCAATCGCGCATCACCACCGCCCCATTTGACTCATAAAACTTGATGGCGGGCTCGTTCCAATCCAGCACTTCCCAACTGATACGTTTAACGCCCAAATCATGGCCGTATTTTACCACAGTGGCCAAAAGTGTCGAGCCGACCCCCTGCCCCCTGGCCTTTTCGGTAACGATCAGATCTTCAAGATGAACGACCGGACCTTTCCATGTAGAGTATCGCGGATATACCAATGCGAGTCCAACAACCTCATCTTGTGATTCAGCAACAAAACAATGAAACCGCTTTTTTTCTCCAAATCCGTCACGTACCAAATCCGTTTCAGTTACTTCAACAGCCTCAGGTTCTTTCTCAAAAGTTGCCAATTCTTTTACCAACCGTAACACGGCAGGCATATCTTCTGGTCTGGCATCACGAATCTCAATAGTCATTTGTTACAAATAAAACACGAAGTTATAAATTACAGAAATGATAACCTTTCGAAAACGTTATAGTATCACAAAATAGCCGATATTTGCATCTAAATAAAACAGCTTGGCCCCAATGCAAAAGAAAAACAAGACACTTGGCGAGTTTATCATTGAAAACCAATCAGAATTTCAATACTCAACAGGTGAACTTTCTAAATTGATCAATGCCATCAGACTAGCCGCCAAAGTGGTCAATCATGGAGTCAACAAAGCAGGGCTTGTTGATATTCTTGGGCAAGCGGGCGATACCAATGTACAGGGCGAAGACCAACAAAAACTGGATGTATTGGCCAACGAAAAATTCATCCAGACCTTGAAGAACAGGGAAATTGTGTGTGGTATCGCTTCAGAAGAAGAAGATGACTTCATCAGTATAAACAGCCAAGATGAACAGCATCAGAACAAATATGTGGTCTTGATCGATCCATTGGACGGTTCTTCCAATATCGATGTCAATGTATCGGTAGGTACCATTTTCTCGGTTTATCGAAGAATGACCCCCGTGGGTACCCCTGTCACTCTTGAAGATTTTTTACAACCCGGTAAAAACCAAGTGGCCGCCGGATATATCATTTATGGTACCTCTACCATGTTGGTCTATACCACGGGCCATGGCGTAAACGGCTTTACGTTGAATCCTGCCATCGGTACTTTTTACCTCTCACATCCAAATATGCAGTTTCCTGAGACGGGCAAGATCTATTCGGTGAACGAGGGCAACTACATCCACTTTCCCCAAGGGGTGAAAGACTATATCAAATATTGCCAAAAAGAAGAGGGCGATCGCCCCTACACCTCACGATACATCGGTTCATTGGTTTCGGATTTTCACAGAAACATGATCAAAGGGGGCATTTATATGTACCCAAAAAGTAGTATGGCCGAGGCGGGAAAGTTGCGCCTACTTTACGAATGTAACCCTATGGCCTTTTTGGCCGAGCAGGCCGACGGAAAAGCCAGTGATGGTTTTCAACGTATATTGGACATTCAGCCCAGCGAACTGCACCAACGGGTACCGTTTTTCTGCGGCAGTAAGAAAATGGTCGAAAAGGCCGAGGAGTTTATGCAGCAGGCCTAGTTATTTTTTCAATAAATATTGGTAATCCTCAAAATCAATTTTACCTGTAAAAATATTGATGGATTTCTCAATGATCTCTTCCGCTTTTTTCAAAGGAAAGCCCAGCCCAATAGCATATTTTTCGACCATTTTTCGTTCTACATCATCCATTACATTATCTGAAAAAATGATCTGAAAGAAATCGAACAAACGCTTGAGTCGTTTTTCACCGCTATGGGGAGTCTCGATTGGGTATTTGTTCTCCTTTTTCATGATTTCTTTGTACTCGGCCTCGGTGATGTTAAGTTTGAAGGCAAACTTATCTAAAATGGCCTTTTCATGGGGGTTGATCTCCCCATCTACGGCAGCTAGACTGCACAACGTGGCGAAGTGGGCCAACTCTCTGCGTTTCTCTCCGTGCTCGTACCAATCAGTTACAGGCATATCTTACTTTTTAGCTGCGCAAATATAATTCTTAAAGCAGAAAGCGCATACACTTATCGACAAAAGAAATTTGTATTTTGACCCTGCTATGAAAGCTCCCTTGCTTCAATTTACAGATCGTGGTATTTATTGTCAGGAGGCCAATGTCTATCTTGACCCTTGGAAACCCGTCGATAAGGCCATCATTTCGCACGGTCATGCCGACCATAGCCGCTCGGGCCATAAGCGATACATCACCCATCATCGCAATCTTCCCATTGTAAAACATCGCTTGGGCAATGTTTCGATCATTGGAAAAGATTGGGGTGAAGCCTTTACCGTCAATGGTGTGAAGTTCAGCCTGCATCCAGCGGGCCATATCATCGGTTCATCACAGATCCGGGTCGAACACAAAGGTGAGGTCTGGGTCTTTACCGGCGATTATAAATTGGAGAACGATGGTCTGGCCACCCCTTATGAAACCGTGAAATGCCACACTTTTATTACCGAATGTACGTTTGGGCTCCCTGCCTTTTTATGGATGCCCCAAGAACAGGTCATCAGCGATATCAATGAATGGTGGGCCACCAATAAGGCCAATGGGCAAACCTCGGTACTCTTTGGGTATTCTCTAGGTAAAGCACAGCGTTTGCTAAAGCATCTTGACCCATCCATCGGAAAAATCTATACCCATGGGGCCATAGAGAACATGACCGAAGTGCTGCGACCTTTGGCTGATTTTCCAAAAACGGAACTGATTACCCGCGACACCAAGAAAGAAGATATCAAGGGCAATATGGTCATCGCCCCGCCCAGTGCCCATGGCAGTAACTGGATCCGAAAAATGGTGCCCTATGTCACCGCCTCGGCCAGCGGTTGGATGGCCTTTCGAGGAGCCAGACGAAGACGTGCAATAGATAAGGGCTTTGTGCTCAGCGACCATTGCGATTGGTCAGGGTTGCTAGAGGCGATAAAATCAACAGGGGCCGAGAGGGTCATCTGTACACACGGTTACACCGAAATCTTCTCAAGATATCTTCGAGAGCTGGGCTATGATGCACGCACTGAAGAAACCCAATATGAGGGTGAATTGGCAGAAACCGGCTCTTCAGAAACCGTGAAAACCCAGGCCGAATGAAAGCTTTTGCCCGACTCATCAAAACCTTTGACAGCACCAATAAAACCAATATCAAGGTACAGGCCTTGGCTGATTATTTTAAGGCTGCCGATGACAAGGACAAGGTGTGGACCATCGCCATTCTCTCACACCGTCGCCCTCCACGACCGGTCAATACGACCCTGCTCCGCGAATGGGCAGCCGAACTGGCAAACATACCCATATGGTTGTTCGAGGAAAGTTACCATATCGTGGGTGACTTGGCCGAGACCATTGCTTTGGTGGTTCCTGAAAAAGAAAAATCCGCAAACAAATCATTGACCCAGTTTCTGGAAGAGATGTTGGCCCTCAAACAAAAACCAGAAGAAGAAAAAAAGAAGTACCTCTTCGACAATTGGCAGCGGATGGACTACTATGAGCGTTTTGTTTTCACCAAACTCATCACAGGCGGCTTTCGTATTGGGGTGAGCCAAAAACTAATGACCCGTGCCCTTTCAAAAGCCACAGAAATTGATGAGGATATTCTCGCCTACAAGCTCATGGGCAACTGGAACCCCCATAGCATTACATTTCAAGCCTTGATTCTGGAAGAGAGGGAAAGTGACTTTTTGAGCAAACCCTATCCGTTTTACCTTGCCTATGCCCTCGATGATGACGTCGAAGGCTTGGGCAATGTAAAAGACTGGTCTGTTGAACACAAATGGGATGGTATTCGCGCGCAGGTCATTATCCGCAATAATGAACTTTTTGTTTGGAGCCGCGGTGAAGAATTGGTCACCGATAAATATCCCGAATTCGAAAAATTCGTTGGCATCGTTCCCAATGGCACGGTGCTCGATGGGGAGATACTTTCCTATCCCAACGGAAATATTGGCTCTTTTAATGATTTGCAAACACGCATTGGCAGAAAGACCATCTCCAAATCCCTATTGAAAAAAACACCTGTCGTATTAAAGGCCTATGACCTGTTGGAGTGGCAAGGAAAAGACATTCGGCAAAAACCCTATTTTCAGCGCAGGGAATTATTGGAAAAACTCCATGGTGAAGTTGTCATTTCAAGCAAATTTGAAATCTCACTCATGCTTTCTGAACGCATGCGGTTCAACTCTTGGAAAACTATGGTCGAAGAGCGCGAAAAATCCAGGGAAAAAAGAAGCGAAGGCCTTATGCTCAAACGCAATGACTCGCCCTATCTCGTAGGCCGCAAAAAGGGCGATTGGTGGAAATGGAAGGTAGATCCCCTCACCATCGATGCCGTGCTCACCTATGCCATGCGCGGCCATGGTCGTCGCAGTAATCTCTTTACCGATTATACTTTTGCACTATGGAGCGAAAATGAAAATGGCGAAAGAGAATTGGTCACCTTTGCCAAGGCCTACTCAGGATTGACCGATGCCGAGTTTCGTGAAGTGGATGCTTGGATCAAAAAGAATACGTTAGAACGGTTCGGACCTGTACGGAGTGTAACCCCCCATCATGTATTTGAAATTGCCTTTGAGGGCATTGCCCTTTCAAAAAGACACAAGAGTGGGGTGGCGACAAGATTTCCCCGTATTTTGCGATGGCGGAAGGACAAAAAGATTGAAGAAGCGAACAGTATCGAAGATATCAAAATGATGATCCCATAGCTCTCCTCCTTTTCAAAGGAGGAGAATGAATCCCGAAAGCGGAGCGCTTCGGGAGAAAGAGGTGGTTGTTTTCCAATCATTGGTAAAATGCACATGACCAAAAAACAACTTTTTGAAATTGCGGCCATATGGTTTGAACGACAAGGCTGGAAACCCTTTGCTTTTCAAAAAGAGACGTGGAAACATTTTTTGAACGGCAAACATGGGCTGCTCAATGCCCCAACGGGCAGTGGCAAGACGTATGCACTTTGGTTTCCGATCGTATTGAACTACATCAAAAACCATCCTGACCATGCCACCAAGCACAAAAAGGGACTCAAAGCGGTTTGGATCACACCGCTACGGGCACTTTCACAAGAGATCAAGCAATCGGCCGAGCGTATCGTCAATGATTTGGAACTGCCCATGACGGTGGGCATCCGTACCGGGGACACTTCATCAAAAGAGCGGGCACGACAACGTACTACCATGCCCGATCTGCTCATCACCACCCCCGAAAGCCTACAATTGCTCTTGGCGTCAAAAGACTATCCAAAGACATTCAAAAATTGTTCGGCAATAGTGGTCGACGAGTGGCACGAGCTTTTGGGCAGTAAAAGGGGCGTGCAGATGGAATTGGGCCTTTCGCGCTTAAAGACCATTTGTAATGACCTCCGCATTTGGGGCATTTCGGCCACCATCGGCAATTTAGAGCAAGCACGGCAAGTGCTCTTGGGGCCCGGAACCGAGGCATACCAAAACTCCGTTTTGGTCAAGGCACAACTGAACAAAAAAATAACGGTCAAGAGCATCATTCCCATGACCATGGAAACATTTCCATGGCGGGGGCATTTGGGCCTACATCTTTTGAACGAGGTCGTACCCATCATCAAAAACAGCAGAACCACTTTACTTTTCACCAACACCCGAAGCCAATGTGAGATATGGTTCCAAAAAATCTTGGAGAAATATCCTGAGTTTGCTGGCGAGATGGCCATGCACCATGGCAGTATCAACAAAGAGACCCGCCTGTGGGTAGAGCAGGCCATTCGCAATGAAAGTTTGAAGGCGGTCGTCTGCACTTCCAGTCTGGATCTGGGGGTTGATTTCGCTCCTGTCGAAACCGTTATACAGATCGGCGGACCCAAAGGAGTGGCCCGTTTTCTGCAACGGGCAGGGCGTAGCGGACATAGACCCGGCAAAGAGAGTGTCATCTATTTTTTGCCGACCCACGCCATTGAATTGATCGAGGCATCGGCCCTACAGATGGCCGTGAAGAAAAATGCGGTCGAAGATCGATTGCCCTTTTTGAACAGTTTTGATGTGCTCATCCAGTACTTGACCACCTTGGCGGTTTCCGAAGGGTTTTATCCTGAGGAAATCTATCCTGAAATCAAACAAACGTTCTGCTATCAGGGCATTACCGAAGACCAATGGCAGTGGCTGCTCAACTTTTTGGTCATGGGCAGCCAAAGCCTGAAAAGCTATGATGAATACAAAAAGGTAGAGGTAGGGGCCGACGGCCTGTTCAAGGTCAATGACCGTGGGGTGGCCATGCGCCATCGATTTCAAATCGGCACCATCGTGGGCGATGCCAGTCTATCGGTAGTGTATCAAAAAGGAGGCTATATCGGTTCTATCGAAGAGTCTTTTGTATCTAAACTGAATGCAGGTGATGTCTTTGTCTTTGCAGGTCGTAATCTTGAGTTCATTCGAATTCGTGGAATGAAGGTACAGGTACGCAATTCGAACAAGCGCACCAACAAAGTGCCCGCATGGGCAGGCGGCCGCCTTAGTTTTTCTTCACAGATGTCCGCCTTGTTGCGAGAAGAACTGTACAAGGCCTCAAAAAATGAGAACCTGAGCAAAGAACTAAAATCCTTAAAACATATTTTTGACAAACAACGAGAGGAAAGCATTGTTCCGAGTCCATCTGAATTTCTTATCGAAACCTTTAAGTCGCGAGATGGCTACCACCATATTTTTTATCCGTTCGAGGGGCGGGCCGTACATGAAGCGATGAGCAGTCTGCTATCATACCGAATCGGTTTACTGTCACCCATCACCTGTTCGCTGGCCTTTAATGACTATGGTTTTGAAATGCTGTCAGACAAGCCAATCGACATACAGGCCGTATTGGACAATGATCTGTTCACCATCGATTATATGCTATCCGACCTACAAAAAAGTTTGAACTCGAACGAAATGGCCAGACGTAAATTTCGCGACATTGCCGTTATCAGCGGTATGGTGTTTACGGGCTATCCTGAAAAAGGAGTAAAAATGAAGCACCTACAGAGCAGTTCACAATTGCTGTTCGATGTCTTTCGCGACTATGAGCCCGACAACCTGCTCTTTCAACAGGCCTTTACAGAAACCTTTGAGCACCAATTGGAAGAAGGCCGTCTTCGAATCGCCTTGGAACGCATCAACCAACAAAACATCATCTGGAAACAGTGTGAAAGGCCCACCCCTTTCTCTTTTCCCTTGATTACCGACCGATTGCGCGAGAAACTCTCCAACGAAAAATTGGCCGACCGTATCAAGCGCATGACCAAGATATTGATGAAATGAACCAAACCATCAAAATACAGGACCAAGAATTCATTCTCCACCCGTTGGGCGGTGTTTTTTGGACCGAAAGATCCTTGTTGCTGGTCAGTGACGTACACTTGGGCAAAGTGGGCCATTTTCGAAAATTTGGGGCGGCTGTGCCCAGAAAGGCCGTACACCAGAACTTTTTGTTATTGGATAGGCTTGTATCGGCATTTCAGCCCTTTCAGGTATGTTTTCTCGGCGATCTGTTCCATTCTTCCTTGAACAAAGAATGGCAGCTTTTTGAAAATTGGGTGGCCAAAACCCCTTCAAAAATTGTCTTGGTAGCCGGCAATCACGATATTATCGCCCCAGAGGAATTTGAAGCTTTGGGGATTGAAATCTTTGAAGAATTGATCGTGGAAAACTTTCTTTTGACCCATCACCCCATCGAGCGCGATACCCTTTTCAATTTCTGCGGGCACATTCACCCAGCGGTGCGATTGAAGGGTTTCGGGAGACAAAGGCTACGCCTACCCTGTTTCTTTAAGACCCAAAATCAAATGATCCTTCCCGCTTTTGGAGAATTTACGGGCTCACATGCGCTGACCCCAAAAAAAGAAGATGAAATTTTTGTCATCGTAGAGAACGAAGTGGTCAAAATCTAGTTTTATATTTGCAGCAAAGTTTTTTGGATTGACCAAATCGTCCATTTTACCTCTTTTTGAACAGTCTCCACAACTTTGGAAACTGCAGGAGGCCATTGCCCAATCTGAAAAAAACATTTCCGTCAAAGGCCTGGTCGGCTCTTCGCTTTCTTTCATGATCGTGCATACTTTCAAAACCGCTGAACGACCTTTCTTGGTACTCTTGAACGATAAAGAAGAAGCGGCATATTACCTCAATGACCTTGAACTGTTGTTGGGCAACAAAGACGTACTTTTTTACCCAGGTAGTTACCGCAGGCCCTATCAAATTGAAGAGACAGACAATGCCAACGTGCTCTTGCGGGCCGAGGTACTGAACCGTATCAATTCAAGAAAAAAACCTGCGGTCATTGTCACCTATCCCGATGCGCTGTTCGAAAAAGTGGTGACCCGAAAAGAGCTTGAGAAAAATACGCTCAAAATGAGGGTGGGCGATAATCTGTCACTCGATTTCTTGAACGAGACACTCTTCGAATATGAGTTTCAACGCGTCGATTTTGTGACCGAGCCAGGAGAGTTCTCTGTCAGAGGTGGCATTGTCGATGTTTTCTCTTTCTCGCACGATGAGCCGTATCGTATCGAATTTTTTGGTGATGATGTTGACAGCATCCGCACGTTTGATGTGGAGACACAGCTATCGACCGATCAAGTAAAGAAAATCGCCATCATCCCCAATGTTGAGAACAAGTTTTTGCAAGAGAGCCGTGAGAGCTTTTTGAAATACATCAAACCCGACACGGTCATATTTGCCAAAAACCCATCGCTGGCCTATGGGCGCATTGATTCATTCTTCGAGAAGGCCAAGGAAGAATTTTCAAAGCTGAGCAAAGAAATAAAACACTCACGACCCAGTGAACTTTTTGTGACTTCAGAGCTGTTGAAAAACCAGTTGCAAGATTTCACTGTGGTTGAGTTGAATTCAGGTGAAGTAGCACCTATCGACAGGCTCAGCGTGACATTCCATACCCAACCCCAACCCGCTTTCAACAAGAAGTTCGACCTGCTCATTCAAGACCTCAACGAAAAACACGAAGCGGGCTACACCAATTACATTTTTTGCGCCTCGGAACAGCAGGCCCAGCGCTTTCATGATATTTTTGAGGAGGTTGAACAAGAGGTGCACTACAAAACGGTGGTGTTTCCCATTTACCAAGGTTTTATTGAACAAGACCTGAAAATTGCCTGCTATTCCGATCACCAAATCTTTGAGCGCTATCACAAGTTCCATCTAAAAAATGGCTATGCCAAAAAACAGGCCATCACTCTCAAAGAGCTGAACAAACTCGAAGTTGGTGACTACGTGACCCATATTGACCATGGCATCGGTAAGTTCGGTGGACTGCAAAAAATCGAAGTAGAGGGCAAACAACAAGAAGCCATCAAACTCATTTATGGCGACCGTGACATTCTGTATGTGAGCATTCATTCGCTGCACAAAATCTCAAAGTACAACGGCAAGGACGGGGCCGTGCCCAAAATCTACAAATTGGGATCTGCCGCTTGGAAAAAGCTCAAGCAAAAAACCAAGAGCCGTGTCAAAAAAATCGCCTTCGATCTGATCAAGGTCTATGCTAAACGGCGTCTGGAAAAAGGGTTCCAATACGGCCCAGACAGTTATTTGCAGCACGAACTGGAAGCCTCTTTTTTATATGAAGACACTCCCGATCAGGCAAAATCGACCGAAGACATCAAAAAAGATATGGAGAGCGAACGCCCCATGGATCGCCTCATCTGTGGCGATGTGGGCTTTGGCAAGACAGAAGTGGCCATTCGTGCGGCCTTCAAGGCCATTGACAATGGCAAACAAGTGGCCATATTGGTGCCCACCACCATTTTGGCCTTTCAGCACAACAAGACCTTCAAAGAACGTTTGGCCGATATGCCCGTGACCATCGATTACCTGAACCGCTTTCGAACCGCCAAAGAGAAACGCGACATCTTGGAGCGGCTTGAACAGGGCAAAATCGACATCATCATCGGCACCCACCAACTGGTCAACAAAAATGTACAGTTTAAGGATTTAGGACTGCTCATCGTAGATGAGGAGCAGAAATTCGGGGTATCCGTAAAGGATAAATTAAAGTCCATAAAAGAAAATGTCGATGTACTGACCCTTACGGCCACCCCCATACCCCGAACCTTGCAGTTCAGCCTGATGGCGGCCCGTGACCTATCGGTCATCAATACCCCACCCCCCAACCGCTACCCCATCGAAAGCCAAGTGATACGTTTCAACGAAGAGACCATTCGCGATGCCATTTCATATGAGATACAGCGTGGCGGTCAGGTGTTCTTCATCCACAACCGAATCGAGAACATCAAAGAGGTGGCCGGTATGGTACAACGCTTGGTGCCCGATGCCAAGATCGGTATCGGCCATGGCCAACTCGAGGGCAAAAAACTCGAACAACTCATGCTCGGTTTTATGAACGGGACCTTTGATGTGTTGGTCTCGACCTCCATCGTTGAGAATGGTCTCGATGTACCCAATGCCAATACCATTTTTATCAACAATGCCAATAATTTTGGCCTCAGCGACCTGCACCAGATGCGGGGCCGAGTGGGGCGCAGCAATAAAAAAGCTTTTTGTTATTTCATTACCCCGCCCTATGAGGTGATGACCCCCCATGCGAGAAAGCGCATCGAGGCCTTGGCCCAGTTCACCGAACTGGGCAGTGGGTTCAACATTGCCATGAAAGATCTTGAAATTCGTGGGGCCGGAGATTTGCTGGGTGGTGAACAAAGTGGGTTTATCAACGAAATCGGGTTTGAGACCTATCAAAAGATCTTGAACGAGGCCATAGAAGAATTGAAAGAAAACGAGTTCAAGGAACTGTACGATGAGGTTGAGGGCGACAAGCCCAAAACCTTTGTGAAAGACCTACAGCTCGATACCGATTTTGAGCTGCTCTTCCCCGATGACTATATCAACAACATTACCGAGCGCCTCAGCCTCTATACCGAACTGAACGAGGTAAAAGACGAGGCGGGCCTACAACGGTTTGAGACCAAACTGGTAGACCGCTTTGGCGAATTGCCCCCACACGCAGTCGATTTGTTGAACTCGGTGCGCATCAAATGGATAGCCACCCACATCGGACTAGAAAAAGTGGTGCTCAAAAAGAAAAAGTTTATCGGCTACTTTATCGCCGACCAGCAGTCTGACTTTTACCAAAGCGACACCTTTACCCGTGTCTTGCACTATGTTCAAAAACACCCGCAAAAGTGTAAACTAAAAGAAAAGCAGACCCGTAACGGACTGCGATTATTGTTGGTTTTTGATGAAATCACAAACGTGGAAAAGGCCTTTCGGGTTTTGGAGCCACTACATCAACAAAACGGGGTGGTCTCTTAGCTTCCA is a window from the Muricauda sp. SCSIO 65647 genome containing:
- a CDS encoding ATP-dependent DNA ligase codes for the protein MKAFARLIKTFDSTNKTNIKVQALADYFKAADDKDKVWTIAILSHRRPPRPVNTTLLREWAAELANIPIWLFEESYHIVGDLAETIALVVPEKEKSANKSLTQFLEEMLALKQKPEEEKKKYLFDNWQRMDYYERFVFTKLITGGFRIGVSQKLMTRALSKATEIDEDILAYKLMGNWNPHSITFQALILEERESDFLSKPYPFYLAYALDDDVEGLGNVKDWSVEHKWDGIRAQVIIRNNELFVWSRGEELVTDKYPEFEKFVGIVPNGTVLDGEILSYPNGNIGSFNDLQTRIGRKTISKSLLKKTPVVLKAYDLLEWQGKDIRQKPYFQRRELLEKLHGEVVISSKFEISLMLSERMRFNSWKTMVEEREKSREKRSEGLMLKRNDSPYLVGRKKGDWWKWKVDPLTIDAVLTYAMRGHGRRSNLFTDYTFALWSENENGERELVTFAKAYSGLTDAEFREVDAWIKKNTLERFGPVRSVTPHHVFEIAFEGIALSKRHKSGVATRFPRILRWRKDKKIEEANSIEDIKMMIP
- the fbp gene encoding class 1 fructose-bisphosphatase — encoded protein: MQKKNKTLGEFIIENQSEFQYSTGELSKLINAIRLAAKVVNHGVNKAGLVDILGQAGDTNVQGEDQQKLDVLANEKFIQTLKNREIVCGIASEEEDDFISINSQDEQHQNKYVVLIDPLDGSSNIDVNVSVGTIFSVYRRMTPVGTPVTLEDFLQPGKNQVAAGYIIYGTSTMLVYTTGHGVNGFTLNPAIGTFYLSHPNMQFPETGKIYSVNEGNYIHFPQGVKDYIKYCQKEEGDRPYTSRYIGSLVSDFHRNMIKGGIYMYPKSSMAEAGKLRLLYECNPMAFLAEQADGKASDGFQRILDIQPSELHQRVPFFCGSKKMVEKAEEFMQQA
- a CDS encoding ligase-associated DNA damage response DEXH box helicase translates to MTKKQLFEIAAIWFERQGWKPFAFQKETWKHFLNGKHGLLNAPTGSGKTYALWFPIVLNYIKNHPDHATKHKKGLKAVWITPLRALSQEIKQSAERIVNDLELPMTVGIRTGDTSSKERARQRTTMPDLLITTPESLQLLLASKDYPKTFKNCSAIVVDEWHELLGSKRGVQMELGLSRLKTICNDLRIWGISATIGNLEQARQVLLGPGTEAYQNSVLVKAQLNKKITVKSIIPMTMETFPWRGHLGLHLLNEVVPIIKNSRTTLLFTNTRSQCEIWFQKILEKYPEFAGEMAMHHGSINKETRLWVEQAIRNESLKAVVCTSSLDLGVDFAPVETVIQIGGPKGVARFLQRAGRSGHRPGKESVIYFLPTHAIELIEASALQMAVKKNAVEDRLPFLNSFDVLIQYLTTLAVSEGFYPEEIYPEIKQTFCYQGITEDQWQWLLNFLVMGSQSLKSYDEYKKVEVGADGLFKVNDRGVAMRHRFQIGTIVGDASLSVVYQKGGYIGSIEESFVSKLNAGDVFVFAGRNLEFIRIRGMKVQVRNSNKRTNKVPAWAGGRLSFSSQMSALLREELYKASKNENLSKELKSLKHIFDKQREESIVPSPSEFLIETFKSRDGYHHIFYPFEGRAVHEAMSSLLSYRIGLLSPITCSLAFNDYGFEMLSDKPIDIQAVLDNDLFTIDYMLSDLQKSLNSNEMARRKFRDIAVISGMVFTGYPEKGVKMKHLQSSSQLLFDVFRDYEPDNLLFQQAFTETFEHQLEEGRLRIALERINQQNIIWKQCERPTPFSFPLITDRLREKLSNEKLADRIKRMTKILMK
- a CDS encoding GNAT family N-acetyltransferase, coding for MTIEIRDARPEDMPAVLRLVKELATFEKEPEAVEVTETDLVRDGFGEKKRFHCFVAESQDEVVGLALVYPRYSTWKGPVVHLEDLIVTEKARGQGVGSTLLATVVKYGHDLGVKRISWEVLDWNEPAIKFYESNGAVVMRDWDVVQLDENGIENYLNNI
- a CDS encoding ligase-associated DNA damage response exonuclease, yielding MKAPLLQFTDRGIYCQEANVYLDPWKPVDKAIISHGHADHSRSGHKRYITHHRNLPIVKHRLGNVSIIGKDWGEAFTVNGVKFSLHPAGHIIGSSQIRVEHKGEVWVFTGDYKLENDGLATPYETVKCHTFITECTFGLPAFLWMPQEQVISDINEWWATNKANGQTSVLFGYSLGKAQRLLKHLDPSIGKIYTHGAIENMTEVLRPLADFPKTELITRDTKKEDIKGNMVIAPPSAHGSNWIRKMVPYVTASASGWMAFRGARRRRAIDKGFVLSDHCDWSGLLEAIKSTGAERVICTHGYTEIFSRYLRELGYDARTEETQYEGELAETGSSETVKTQAE
- the pdeM gene encoding ligase-associated DNA damage response endonuclease PdeM, which gives rise to MNQTIKIQDQEFILHPLGGVFWTERSLLLVSDVHLGKVGHFRKFGAAVPRKAVHQNFLLLDRLVSAFQPFQVCFLGDLFHSSLNKEWQLFENWVAKTPSKIVLVAGNHDIIAPEEFEALGIEIFEELIVENFLLTHHPIERDTLFNFCGHIHPAVRLKGFGRQRLRLPCFFKTQNQMILPAFGEFTGSHALTPKKEDEIFVIVENEVVKI
- a CDS encoding TerB family tellurite resistance protein, whose protein sequence is MPVTDWYEHGEKRRELAHFATLCSLAAVDGEINPHEKAILDKFAFKLNITEAEYKEIMKKENKYPIETPHSGEKRLKRLFDFFQIIFSDNVMDDVERKMVEKYAIGLGFPLKKAEEIIEKSINIFTGKIDFEDYQYLLKK
- the mfd gene encoding transcription-repair coupling factor codes for the protein MTKSSILPLFEQSPQLWKLQEAIAQSEKNISVKGLVGSSLSFMIVHTFKTAERPFLVLLNDKEEAAYYLNDLELLLGNKDVLFYPGSYRRPYQIEETDNANVLLRAEVLNRINSRKKPAVIVTYPDALFEKVVTRKELEKNTLKMRVGDNLSLDFLNETLFEYEFQRVDFVTEPGEFSVRGGIVDVFSFSHDEPYRIEFFGDDVDSIRTFDVETQLSTDQVKKIAIIPNVENKFLQESRESFLKYIKPDTVIFAKNPSLAYGRIDSFFEKAKEEFSKLSKEIKHSRPSELFVTSELLKNQLQDFTVVELNSGEVAPIDRLSVTFHTQPQPAFNKKFDLLIQDLNEKHEAGYTNYIFCASEQQAQRFHDIFEEVEQEVHYKTVVFPIYQGFIEQDLKIACYSDHQIFERYHKFHLKNGYAKKQAITLKELNKLEVGDYVTHIDHGIGKFGGLQKIEVEGKQQEAIKLIYGDRDILYVSIHSLHKISKYNGKDGAVPKIYKLGSAAWKKLKQKTKSRVKKIAFDLIKVYAKRRLEKGFQYGPDSYLQHELEASFLYEDTPDQAKSTEDIKKDMESERPMDRLICGDVGFGKTEVAIRAAFKAIDNGKQVAILVPTTILAFQHNKTFKERLADMPVTIDYLNRFRTAKEKRDILERLEQGKIDIIIGTHQLVNKNVQFKDLGLLIVDEEQKFGVSVKDKLKSIKENVDVLTLTATPIPRTLQFSLMAARDLSVINTPPPNRYPIESQVIRFNEETIRDAISYEIQRGGQVFFIHNRIENIKEVAGMVQRLVPDAKIGIGHGQLEGKKLEQLMLGFMNGTFDVLVSTSIVENGLDVPNANTIFINNANNFGLSDLHQMRGRVGRSNKKAFCYFITPPYEVMTPHARKRIEALAQFTELGSGFNIAMKDLEIRGAGDLLGGEQSGFINEIGFETYQKILNEAIEELKENEFKELYDEVEGDKPKTFVKDLQLDTDFELLFPDDYINNITERLSLYTELNEVKDEAGLQRFETKLVDRFGELPPHAVDLLNSVRIKWIATHIGLEKVVLKKKKFIGYFIADQQSDFYQSDTFTRVLHYVQKHPQKCKLKEKQTRNGLRLLLVFDEITNVEKAFRVLEPLHQQNGVVS